A window from Streptomyces sp. NBC_00271 encodes these proteins:
- a CDS encoding FmdB family zinc ribbon protein, whose amino-acid sequence MPTYQYQCTECGEGLEAVQKFTDNALTECPNCGGRLKKVFSAVGIVFKGSGFYRNDSRGSSSSSSPASKPSTTSTSSSPSTTSSSSSDSKSSGSGSSSSSSAA is encoded by the coding sequence GTGCCGACCTACCAGTACCAGTGCACCGAGTGTGGCGAGGGCCTCGAGGCGGTGCAGAAGTTCACCGACAATGCCCTGACCGAGTGCCCCAACTGCGGTGGACGCCTGAAGAAGGTGTTCTCGGCCGTCGGCATTGTCTTCAAGGGCTCCGGCTTCTACCGCAACGACAGCCGTGGCTCCTCGTCGAGCAGCTCGCCGGCGTCCAAGCCGTCGACCACGTCGACTTCGTCCTCGCCGTCGACGACCTCGTCGTCCTCGTCGGACTCGAAGTCGTCGGGCAGCGGCTCGTCGAGCAGCAGCTCGGCCGCGTAG
- a CDS encoding low temperature requirement protein A, producing the protein MTSSAASEPTPTPRTARLGPLRRMTARRRDEAHRVASPLELFFDLCFVVAIAQAGGELVHAVAAGHAGEGILNYAMIFFAIWWAWMNFTWFSSAYDNDDALYRVVTLVQIAGVLVLAAGVSRAFENHVYLAVWLGYVIMRFALIAQWLRVARGTKGPERTMALRYAGGVLLCQVGWLGLLVLPEPGRPWVFLVMAIAEMCVPAYAEKDFATSWHPHHVSERFGLFTIIVLGETIAASTMAVKSAVDEHDALGELLPIAAGGLLIVFSAWWIYFVVPIHGRLRSSVHAFLWGYGHYLIFASAAAIGAGLEVAVEQAVGKTPISTLAASAAVTLPTALYFLTVWVLHARHFKMGITQQLILPTTALLVILCTFLHSWAVLAAGVVAALSVAVGVALTARMVTTEGVGSAGRETLET; encoded by the coding sequence ATGACGTCCAGCGCCGCTTCCGAACCCACCCCGACGCCCAGGACGGCCCGACTCGGGCCCCTGCGCAGAATGACCGCCCGGAGGAGGGACGAGGCACACCGCGTCGCGTCGCCGCTGGAGCTCTTCTTCGACCTGTGCTTCGTCGTGGCCATCGCCCAGGCGGGCGGCGAGCTGGTGCACGCCGTGGCGGCGGGACACGCGGGCGAGGGCATCCTCAACTACGCGATGATCTTCTTCGCGATCTGGTGGGCGTGGATGAACTTCACCTGGTTCTCCTCGGCGTACGACAACGACGACGCGCTCTACCGGGTCGTGACGCTGGTGCAGATCGCCGGTGTCCTGGTCCTCGCCGCCGGGGTGTCGCGGGCGTTCGAGAACCATGTGTACCTGGCCGTCTGGCTCGGCTACGTGATCATGCGGTTCGCGTTGATCGCCCAGTGGCTGCGGGTGGCCCGCGGCACGAAGGGCCCCGAGAGAACCATGGCGCTGCGGTACGCGGGCGGTGTGCTGCTGTGCCAGGTCGGCTGGCTGGGGCTGCTGGTACTGCCGGAGCCCGGGCGTCCTTGGGTGTTCCTGGTGATGGCGATCGCCGAGATGTGCGTCCCCGCGTACGCGGAGAAGGACTTCGCCACCTCCTGGCATCCGCACCACGTCTCCGAGCGGTTCGGCCTGTTCACGATCATCGTGCTGGGCGAGACGATCGCCGCGTCGACGATGGCCGTGAAGTCGGCGGTGGACGAGCACGACGCGCTGGGCGAGCTGTTGCCGATCGCCGCCGGCGGACTGCTGATCGTCTTCTCCGCCTGGTGGATCTACTTCGTGGTGCCCATCCACGGGCGCCTGCGGTCCAGCGTCCACGCATTCCTGTGGGGATACGGCCACTACCTGATCTTCGCGTCGGCGGCCGCGATCGGCGCGGGCCTGGAGGTCGCGGTCGAGCAGGCGGTCGGCAAGACACCGATCTCGACGCTCGCCGCGTCCGCCGCGGTGACACTGCCGACGGCGCTGTACTTCCTCACGGTGTGGGTGTTGCACGCGCGCCATTTCAAGATGGGCATCACACAGCAACTCATCCTGCCGACGACGGCGTTGCTGGTGATCCTGTGCACCTTCCTGCACAGCTGGGCGGTGCTCGCGGCGGGCGTCGTGGCGGCTCTGTCGGTGGCGGTCGGGGTCGCCCTGACGGCACGGATGGTCACAACGGAGGGGGTGGGGAGCGCGGGGCGGGAAACACTGGAGACATGA
- a CDS encoding L,D-transpeptidase, giving the protein MTARRALGACAALMVGTLTLTGCGGNASADAKGGKDGGTSAKTSTAKIVISAKDGSTDASINATGVKVSDGKLTDVKMTVSGSGTAVPGAITADGTGWKPAAQLERGTKYQISATAKDASGRTAAANSIFTTVSSSNSFIGTYTPDNGTTVGVGMPVSFNFNKVISNQKAVQSHITVTSSSGQQVAGHWFGSQRLDFRPETYWKAGSKVTMKIDLDGVEGANGVFGVQKKTVTFTVGRSQVSTVDVNTQTMTVVRDGKTLKSVPISAGSPEHTTYNGQMVISEKFVQTRMNGSTVGYGGEYDIPDVPHAMRLTSSGTFIHGNYWYNRGNPPFGQQGTSHGCVGLADVQGAQGDTSAKWFYDSSLVGDVVVVKNSPDKTVSPDNGLNGWNMSWSAWTAGSTV; this is encoded by the coding sequence ATGACAGCGCGGCGCGCACTGGGGGCCTGTGCCGCCCTGATGGTCGGCACCCTCACCCTGACCGGCTGCGGCGGCAACGCCAGCGCCGACGCCAAGGGTGGCAAGGACGGCGGTACCTCGGCCAAGACGTCCACGGCGAAGATCGTCATCTCGGCCAAGGACGGTTCGACGGACGCGTCCATCAACGCGACCGGCGTGAAGGTCAGCGACGGCAAGCTGACCGACGTGAAGATGACGGTGTCGGGGTCCGGGACGGCGGTGCCGGGGGCGATCACCGCGGACGGGACCGGCTGGAAGCCGGCGGCGCAGTTGGAGCGCGGCACGAAGTACCAGATCTCGGCGACCGCGAAGGACGCGAGCGGGCGCACGGCCGCCGCCAACTCCATCTTCACGACGGTCTCCTCGAGCAACAGCTTCATCGGCACGTACACGCCCGACAATGGCACCACGGTCGGCGTCGGAATGCCGGTGTCGTTCAACTTCAACAAGGTGATCAGCAACCAGAAGGCCGTGCAGTCGCACATCACGGTCACGTCCAGCAGCGGGCAGCAGGTGGCCGGGCACTGGTTCGGCTCGCAGCGGCTCGACTTCCGGCCCGAGACGTACTGGAAGGCCGGTTCCAAGGTCACGATGAAGATCGACCTGGACGGCGTCGAGGGCGCGAACGGCGTCTTCGGGGTGCAGAAGAAGACGGTCACCTTCACCGTCGGCCGCTCCCAGGTCTCCACGGTCGACGTCAACACGCAGACCATGACGGTCGTGCGTGACGGCAAGACGCTCAAGTCGGTGCCGATCTCGGCGGGCAGCCCGGAGCACACCACGTACAACGGTCAGATGGTGATATCCGAGAAGTTCGTCCAGACGCGGATGAACGGCTCGACGGTGGGCTACGGCGGCGAGTACGACATCCCGGACGTGCCGCACGCGATGCGACTGACGTCCTCGGGGACGTTCATCCACGGCAACTACTGGTACAACCGCGGGAACCCGCCCTTCGGACAGCAGGGCACCAGCCACGGATGTGTCGGTCTCGCCGATGTACAGGGCGCGCAGGGCGACACCAGCGCGAAGTGGTTCTACGACAGCTCTCTCGTCGGGGACGTCGTAGTGGTGAAGAACTCGCCCGACAAGACCGTCTCGCCGGACAACGGACTGAACGGCTGGAACATGTCCTGGAGTGCGTGGACCGCGGGAAGTACGGTCTGA
- a CDS encoding PTS fructose transporter subunit IIABC codes for MSEMITADLVDLDLSAETKEAAARALAERMVTLGRVTDLEGFLADVAAREAQMPTGLDGGIGIPHCRSEHVTEPTLGFGRSAAGIDFGAPDGPADLIFLIAAPAGADDAHLTILSSLARQLMNAEFTSALRAVDDAAAAAALIRGDESPAAAASTASEGTEPTEGSKDSVAVSAAASADTATGTTTDTTTADTGASGERPFRIVAVTSCPTGIAHTYMAAESLENAGREAGVEVVVETQGSAGFTRLDPAIIAAADGVIFAHDVPVRDKDRFAGKPTVDVGVKAGINKPAELITEVRGKAARGEVSAGSAPGTPVERSGDSAEGYGTKLRKWLMSGVSYMVPFVAAGGLLIALGFAIGGYKINKAPSVMDHFMWLQADSWGALFFQIGVVSFGFLVPVLAGYIAYGMADRPGLVPGFVGGAISLTINAGFLGGLAAGLIAGGVVIGIQKVKIPAALRGIMPVVVIPLISAAIVGFLMFVVIGKPIASAQKGMTDWLNGLTGTNAVLLGALLGLMMCFDLGGPVNKVAYTFATAGIAVASPSDSAMKIMAAVMAAGMVPPLAMALATTVRGRLFTETERENGKAAWVLGASFISEGAIPFAAADPLRVIPSAMVGGAVTGSLSMAFDATLRAPHGGIFVVPLIGNPFLYLIAIAAGVCVTTALVVVLKGMRKQAPEGTGAGVADTAIAAKVDSKEPVAA; via the coding sequence ATGAGCGAGATGATCACCGCGGACCTGGTCGATCTCGACCTGTCCGCCGAGACCAAAGAGGCGGCGGCACGCGCCCTCGCCGAGCGCATGGTGACCCTGGGGCGGGTGACCGACCTAGAAGGCTTCCTCGCCGACGTGGCCGCCCGCGAGGCCCAGATGCCCACCGGCCTCGACGGCGGGATCGGCATCCCGCACTGCCGGAGCGAACACGTCACCGAGCCGACGCTCGGCTTCGGCCGCAGCGCGGCCGGGATCGACTTCGGCGCGCCGGACGGCCCGGCCGACCTGATCTTCCTGATCGCCGCCCCGGCGGGCGCCGACGACGCGCATCTGACGATCCTGTCGTCGCTGGCCCGTCAGCTCATGAACGCCGAGTTCACGTCCGCGCTGCGGGCCGTGGACGACGCGGCGGCCGCGGCCGCGCTCATCCGCGGGGACGAGTCCCCGGCGGCCGCGGCCTCGACCGCGTCCGAGGGCACCGAGCCCACCGAGGGCTCCAAGGACTCCGTGGCGGTGTCGGCGGCGGCCTCCGCCGACACCGCCACGGGCACCACGACCGACACCACCACTGCGGACACCGGAGCCTCCGGCGAGCGTCCGTTCCGGATCGTCGCCGTCACCTCCTGCCCCACCGGCATCGCGCACACCTACATGGCGGCCGAGTCGCTGGAGAACGCGGGCCGCGAGGCGGGTGTCGAGGTCGTCGTCGAGACACAGGGCTCGGCCGGCTTCACCCGGCTCGACCCGGCGATCATCGCGGCCGCGGACGGTGTGATCTTCGCGCACGACGTGCCCGTACGGGACAAGGACCGGTTCGCCGGCAAGCCCACCGTCGACGTCGGCGTGAAGGCGGGCATCAACAAGCCCGCCGAGCTGATCACCGAGGTGCGTGGCAAGGCCGCGCGCGGCGAGGTCAGCGCGGGATCCGCGCCGGGTACGCCGGTGGAGCGCTCCGGCGACTCCGCCGAGGGATACGGCACCAAGCTTCGCAAGTGGCTGATGTCCGGCGTCAGTTACATGGTCCCGTTCGTCGCCGCGGGCGGTCTGCTGATCGCCCTCGGGTTCGCGATCGGCGGCTACAAGATCAACAAGGCGCCGTCGGTCATGGACCACTTCATGTGGCTGCAGGCGGACAGCTGGGGCGCGCTGTTCTTCCAGATCGGCGTCGTCTCCTTCGGCTTCCTCGTCCCGGTCCTGGCCGGCTACATCGCCTACGGCATGGCGGACCGGCCGGGTCTCGTGCCCGGCTTCGTCGGCGGCGCGATCTCCCTCACCATCAACGCGGGCTTCCTCGGCGGTCTGGCCGCCGGTCTCATCGCCGGTGGTGTGGTGATCGGGATCCAGAAGGTGAAGATCCCGGCGGCGTTGCGCGGCATCATGCCGGTGGTGGTGATCCCGCTGATCTCCGCGGCGATCGTCGGATTCCTGATGTTCGTGGTCATCGGCAAGCCCATCGCCTCCGCGCAGAAGGGCATGACCGACTGGCTCAACGGCCTCACCGGCACCAACGCCGTCCTGCTCGGCGCGCTGCTCGGCCTGATGATGTGCTTCGACCTCGGCGGCCCGGTCAACAAGGTCGCGTACACGTTCGCCACCGCCGGTATCGCGGTCGCGAGCCCCAGTGACTCGGCGATGAAGATCATGGCGGCCGTGATGGCGGCGGGCATGGTTCCGCCGCTGGCCATGGCGCTCGCCACGACGGTGCGCGGCAGGCTCTTCACCGAGACCGAGCGGGAGAACGGCAAGGCGGCCTGGGTCCTGGGCGCCTCCTTCATCTCGGAAGGCGCGATCCCGTTCGCGGCGGCCGACCCGCTGCGCGTGATCCCCTCCGCCATGGTGGGCGGCGCGGTCACCGGCTCCCTGTCGATGGCCTTCGACGCCACGCTGCGGGCCCCGCACGGCGGCATCTTCGTGGTCCCGCTGATCGGCAACCCGTTCCTCTACCTGATCGCCATCGCGGCCGGTGTCTGTGTCACCACCGCCCTGGTGGTCGTCCTGAAGGGCATGCGCAAGCAGGCCCCCGAGGGGACCGGTGCGGGGGTCGCCGACACCGCGATAGCGGCGAAGGTCGACTCCAAGGAGCCGGTCGCGGCCTGA
- a CDS encoding S-methyl-5'-thioadenosine phosphorylase has translation MANAEIGVIGGSGFYSFLDDVTEIQVETPYGPPSDSLFLGEIAGRRVAFLPRHGRGHHLPPHRINYRANLWALRSVGAHQVLGPCAVGGLRPQYGPGTLLVPDQLVDRTKTRTQTFFDGLPLPDGTVPNVVHVSLADPYCPVGRKAALEAARGRDWEPVDGGTLVVIEGPRFSTRAESLWHQAQGWSVVGMTGHPEAALARELQLCYTSLTLVTDLDAGAEAGEGVSHDDVLKVFASNVDRLRDVLYDAVAALPRNGTRDCLCTKALGGMDPGFELP, from the coding sequence ATGGCGAACGCAGAGATCGGTGTCATCGGCGGCTCGGGCTTCTACTCCTTCCTCGACGATGTGACCGAGATACAAGTCGAGACCCCCTACGGGCCGCCGAGCGACTCCCTGTTCCTCGGCGAGATCGCCGGGCGAAGGGTCGCCTTCCTTCCTCGCCACGGCCGCGGCCACCATCTGCCGCCGCACCGCATCAACTACCGGGCCAACCTCTGGGCGCTGCGCTCCGTAGGCGCCCATCAGGTCCTCGGACCGTGCGCGGTGGGCGGACTGCGCCCCCAGTACGGGCCGGGAACGCTCCTCGTGCCGGACCAGCTGGTCGACCGTACGAAGACGCGGACGCAGACGTTCTTCGACGGGCTCCCGCTGCCGGACGGCACCGTGCCGAACGTCGTACACGTGTCGCTGGCCGACCCCTACTGCCCCGTCGGCCGCAAGGCCGCCCTCGAAGCGGCGCGCGGGCGTGACTGGGAGCCGGTGGACGGCGGCACGCTCGTGGTGATCGAGGGACCGCGGTTCTCCACCCGCGCCGAGTCGCTGTGGCACCAGGCGCAGGGCTGGTCCGTGGTGGGCATGACCGGCCACCCCGAGGCCGCGCTCGCCCGTGAACTCCAGCTCTGCTACACCTCGTTGACCTTGGTCACCGACCTCGACGCGGGCGCGGAGGCCGGCGAGGGCGTCTCGCACGACGACGTGCTGAAGGTGTTCGCGTCGAACGTGGACCGGCTGCGGGACGTGTTGTACGACGCGGTGGCGGCCCTGCCGCGGAACGGGACGCGGGACTGTCTGTGCACGAAGGCGCTGGGCGGCATGGATCCGGGCTTCGAGCTGCCGTGA
- the mscL gene encoding large conductance mechanosensitive channel protein MscL: protein MSEKKQPGVWEGFKAFLMRGNVIDLAVAVVIGAAFTNIVNSVVKGIINPLVGAIGTQNLDSYSSCLEPRCTGTGDTATGIRIMWGSVLGATLSFVITAAVVYFLMVLPMSKFLARQAARQKAKENTQEVIEVSELEVLKEIRDALVAQRGSGNSQH, encoded by the coding sequence GTGAGCGAGAAGAAGCAACCCGGTGTCTGGGAGGGCTTCAAGGCCTTTCTGATGCGGGGCAACGTCATCGACCTGGCCGTCGCGGTGGTCATCGGCGCGGCCTTCACCAACATCGTCAACTCGGTGGTGAAGGGCATCATCAACCCGCTGGTGGGTGCGATAGGCACGCAGAACCTCGACAGCTACAGCTCCTGCCTCGAACCCCGCTGCACCGGCACCGGGGACACGGCGACGGGCATCCGGATCATGTGGGGCTCCGTGCTGGGCGCCACGCTCAGCTTCGTGATCACCGCGGCCGTCGTCTACTTCCTGATGGTCCTGCCGATGTCGAAGTTCCTGGCCCGGCAGGCGGCCCGGCAGAAGGCGAAGGAGAACACCCAGGAGGTCATCGAGGTGTCCGAGCTGGAGGTGCTCAAGGAAATCCGCGACGCCCTGGTGGCCCAGCGCGGTTCGGGCAACAGCCAGCACTGA
- a CDS encoding MFS transporter has translation MASTVTSRPGYGQLLRTRGAWTFLLPGFAARQPFAMLTLSLVLLVQHTTGSYGAAGAVAAVTGVSMALFAPFTGRLADRHGQRAVLLPGVLVHTLAAFSLTALALTDAPLWALFLAAVPTGASVPQVGPMVRARWGVKLQDSPLMTTAAAFESVTDELTFVFGPLLATALCTAVHPAAGLLTEAGLTLIGGLLFAAQKSTQPAVAAAGHTRVEHGSALRVPGVRVLIVTFLGIGSVFGGMQVSLAAFSESIGEPGLNGVLYGVFAAGNMLSGVVCGAIAWKVAPQRRLVIGYAALALAACGLWAAHSVVVLAAIGLLVGMCIAPSLITGYTLVEGLVPAGARTEAFTWLTGAVALGQAAAVTVAGQLEDRLWNGAGFLVPMAGTALALATLVALRSRLATRPTGRTVARGVGHRVPVTVD, from the coding sequence GTGGCATCCACGGTCACCTCCCGCCCCGGATACGGACAGCTGCTGCGCACCCGCGGCGCCTGGACGTTCCTGCTTCCCGGCTTCGCCGCACGTCAGCCCTTCGCGATGCTGACGCTCTCCCTCGTACTCCTCGTCCAGCACACCACCGGCTCATACGGGGCCGCCGGCGCCGTAGCCGCCGTCACCGGCGTCTCCATGGCGCTATTCGCGCCCTTCACCGGCCGTCTCGCCGACCGCCACGGACAGCGGGCCGTCCTGCTGCCCGGCGTCCTGGTGCATACCCTGGCGGCCTTCTCCCTGACGGCGCTGGCGCTGACGGACGCCCCCTTGTGGGCTCTTTTCCTCGCCGCCGTGCCGACCGGCGCCTCGGTGCCCCAGGTCGGGCCCATGGTGCGCGCCCGCTGGGGCGTGAAACTCCAGGACTCGCCCCTGATGACCACCGCGGCGGCCTTCGAGTCCGTCACGGACGAGCTGACCTTCGTGTTCGGCCCGCTGCTCGCCACGGCGCTGTGCACCGCCGTGCACCCGGCCGCGGGCCTGCTGACCGAGGCCGGGCTGACCCTGATCGGCGGTCTCCTCTTCGCCGCGCAGAAGAGCACCCAGCCCGCTGTCGCCGCCGCCGGGCACACGCGCGTGGAGCACGGTTCCGCGCTGCGGGTCCCCGGAGTGCGCGTGCTGATCGTGACCTTCCTGGGCATCGGCTCCGTCTTCGGCGGTATGCAGGTCTCGCTCGCCGCGTTCAGCGAGTCGATCGGCGAGCCGGGTCTGAACGGCGTCCTCTACGGCGTCTTCGCCGCGGGCAACATGCTCTCCGGCGTCGTCTGCGGCGCCATCGCCTGGAAGGTGGCCCCGCAGCGGCGGCTCGTCATCGGCTACGCCGCCCTGGCGCTCGCCGCGTGCGGACTGTGGGCCGCGCACTCCGTGGTCGTGCTCGCCGCGATCGGCCTCCTGGTCGGCATGTGCATCGCTCCGTCCCTGATCACCGGCTACACGCTGGTCGAGGGCCTGGTCCCGGCGGGCGCCCGCACCGAGGCCTTCACCTGGCTGACCGGCGCCGTCGCGCTCGGCCAGGCGGCGGCCGTCACGGTCGCCGGACAGCTGGAGGACCGCCTGTGGAACGGTGCCGGATTCCTGGTGCCGATGGCCGGTACGGCACTGGCGCTGGCGACCCTGGTGGCCCTGCGCTCACGGCTGGCCACGCGGCCCACCGGACGCACCGTCGCACGTGGCGTCGGTCACCGAGTGCCGGTGACAGTGGACTGA
- the pfkB gene encoding 1-phosphofructokinase: protein MILTVTPNPSLDRTYEVPSLDRGEVIRATGERMDPGGKGVNVSRAVAAAGQRTIAVLPLGGAPGALVAELLHAQGIEVAPVPVTGATRSNISVAEPDGTLTKINAPGPELTAAEAELLLETVRQQYRSGDTDWITCCGSLPRGLGPSWYADLVARAHAAGARIALDTSGPALLEALRERPDVVKPNAEELAEAVGRPLVTVGDAVKAAEELRAMGADAVLASLGADGQLLVDGAGAWFGSARVDAVRSNVGAGDSSLAGFLIAGGRGPEALASAVAHGAAAVQLPGSVMPGPADLDPSAVTVTSEVPADRVLTEPVS from the coding sequence ATGATCCTCACCGTCACCCCCAACCCCTCCCTCGACCGTACGTACGAGGTCCCGTCGCTCGACCGCGGCGAGGTCATCCGGGCCACCGGCGAACGCATGGACCCGGGCGGCAAGGGCGTGAACGTCTCGCGCGCGGTCGCGGCGGCGGGGCAGCGCACGATCGCCGTACTGCCGCTGGGCGGCGCGCCCGGCGCACTCGTCGCCGAGCTGCTCCACGCGCAGGGCATCGAGGTCGCGCCGGTCCCGGTCACCGGGGCCACCCGCTCGAACATCTCGGTCGCCGAGCCGGACGGCACGCTCACGAAGATCAACGCCCCCGGCCCCGAGCTCACCGCCGCCGAGGCGGAGCTGCTCCTGGAGACGGTGCGTCAGCAGTATCGTTCCGGCGACACCGACTGGATCACCTGCTGCGGCAGCCTGCCGCGCGGACTCGGTCCTTCCTGGTACGCCGACCTCGTCGCCCGCGCCCACGCGGCCGGCGCCAGGATCGCGCTGGACACCTCCGGCCCCGCGCTGCTCGAGGCGCTGCGCGAGCGGCCCGACGTGGTGAAGCCCAACGCCGAGGAGCTCGCCGAAGCCGTCGGGCGCCCCCTCGTCACCGTCGGTGACGCGGTCAAGGCCGCCGAGGAACTGCGTGCGATGGGCGCCGACGCCGTGCTCGCGAGCCTCGGCGCGGACGGGCAACTGCTCGTGGACGGCGCGGGTGCCTGGTTCGGCAGCGCACGGGTGGATGCCGTACGCAGCAACGTGGGCGCCGGTGACTCCTCCCTCGCCGGTTTTCTGATCGCCGGTGGCCGCGGCCCGGAGGCCCTTGCCTCCGCCGTCGCCCATGGCGCCGCGGCCGTACAGCTGCCCGGCAGTGTGATGCCGGGCCCGGCCGACCTCGACCCCTCCGCCGTGACCGTCACGTCGGAGGTCCCCGCGGACCGCGTACTGACGGAGCCGGTGTCATGA
- a CDS encoding DUF6227 family protein, which produces MSVPYETAAYEPPESPESPEEHLERLLGRALNSFELPDETIRRLDCALAHDSSLHSAHHSAGLHRETYRHTWLLADGSAVTLWELVHNTALGSEPQHEVYVDEEELRAATARLPLPPDTPDFELPVMVHPSPVPEPRHVYLTDDSADHARRLLRRAENADRPGADITTLLLRTAFAHQITQAFGRPCRAGQVGLCFSLYEHAFLLRDGQEISLWEVEHTATPDGRHMCEVYPTEHAARAAMERRAARLA; this is translated from the coding sequence TTGAGCGTTCCGTACGAGACAGCAGCGTACGAACCACCCGAGTCGCCCGAGTCTCCGGAGGAGCACCTCGAGCGACTCCTCGGCCGTGCCCTGAACTCCTTCGAGCTGCCCGACGAGACGATAAGGCGGCTCGACTGCGCGCTGGCGCACGACAGTTCGCTGCACTCCGCGCACCACAGCGCGGGGCTGCACCGCGAGACGTACCGGCACACCTGGCTGCTCGCCGACGGCTCGGCGGTCACGCTGTGGGAGCTCGTGCACAACACGGCGCTCGGGAGTGAGCCGCAGCACGAGGTGTATGTCGACGAGGAGGAGCTGCGCGCCGCCACGGCCCGGCTGCCGCTGCCGCCGGACACGCCGGACTTCGAGCTGCCCGTGATGGTCCATCCGTCACCGGTCCCCGAGCCGCGGCACGTCTACCTGACGGACGACTCGGCGGATCACGCGCGGCGGTTGCTGCGGCGGGCGGAGAACGCGGACCGGCCGGGGGCCGACATCACGACGCTGCTGCTGCGCACCGCGTTCGCGCACCAGATCACCCAGGCCTTCGGGCGCCCCTGCCGGGCGGGCCAGGTCGGGCTGTGCTTCTCGCTCTACGAGCACGCGTTCCTGCTCCGCGACGGCCAGGAGATCTCCCTGTGGGAGGTCGAGCACACGGCGACGCCGGACGGCCGGCACATGTGTGAGGTCTATCCGACGGAGCACGCGGCTCGGGCCGCCATGGAACGCCGGGCGGCGCGGCTCGCCTAG
- a CDS encoding P1 family peptidase, with translation MTVDALTDVAGLRVGHATRTGDGWLTGTTVVLAPAGGAIAAVDVRGGGPGTKETDALDPRNLVQKVEAVVLTGGSAYGLDSASGVMAWLEERGRGVRVGLDPAHVVPVVPAACVFDLGRGGDFRARPDAATGRAAVEAADASGPGAPVPEGCVGAGTGATVGRIKGGIGTASAVLDSGITVAALVVANAAGSAVDPETGVLYGELLRDGRTAYPSAEVHEAARQRLAEAAAKNAPPPLNTTLAVVATDAELTRAQAHKLAGTAHDGIARAVRPVHLLNDGDTVFALATGARPLQSDNPLALNEILAAGADLVTRAIVRAVRAADPVDGPGGVWPSYEELYGSA, from the coding sequence ATGACAGTTGACGCTCTGACGGATGTCGCGGGACTGCGCGTGGGACACGCGACGCGTACCGGCGACGGTTGGCTCACCGGCACCACGGTCGTGCTCGCCCCCGCGGGCGGCGCCATCGCGGCCGTGGACGTACGCGGCGGCGGGCCCGGCACCAAGGAGACCGACGCGCTCGACCCGCGCAACCTGGTGCAGAAGGTGGAGGCGGTCGTACTGACCGGCGGCAGCGCGTACGGGCTGGACTCCGCGTCCGGGGTGATGGCCTGGCTGGAGGAGCGGGGTCGCGGGGTGCGGGTGGGCCTCGATCCGGCGCACGTCGTGCCGGTCGTGCCCGCCGCCTGTGTCTTCGACCTGGGTCGCGGTGGCGACTTCCGGGCGAGGCCGGACGCGGCCACGGGCCGGGCCGCGGTCGAGGCTGCCGACGCGAGCGGGCCGGGCGCGCCGGTGCCGGAGGGGTGCGTGGGCGCCGGGACGGGGGCGACGGTCGGGCGGATCAAGGGCGGGATCGGGACGGCGAGCGCCGTGCTCGACTCGGGGATCACGGTGGCCGCGCTGGTGGTGGCCAACGCGGCGGGTTCGGCGGTGGATCCGGAGACGGGGGTGTTGTACGGGGAGTTGCTGCGAGACGGTCGTACGGCCTATCCCTCCGCCGAGGTCCACGAGGCGGCGCGGCAACGGCTCGCCGAAGCCGCCGCGAAGAACGCGCCTCCCCCGCTGAACACCACACTCGCCGTCGTCGCCACCGACGCCGAGCTCACCCGCGCCCAGGCCCACAAGCTCGCCGGCACGGCCCATGACGGCATCGCGCGCGCCGTCCGCCCGGTCCACCTCCTGAACGACGGCGACACGGTCTTCGCCCTGGCCACGGGCGCCCGCCCGCTCCAATCCGACAACCCCCTGGCCCTCAACGAGATCCTCGCGGCGGGCGCGGATCTGGTGACCCGGGCGATCGTCCGCGCGGTACGAGCGGCCGACCCGGTGGACGGACCTGGCGGGGTGTGGCCGTCGTACGAGGAGCTGTACGGGAGCGCCTAG